In Oryzias latipes chromosome 6, ASM223467v1, the sequence TACTTTAAAACGAAGCGATCGCTGACTCAGGTCTTCCTCTGAGATTCCGTCAAAGAAGAAATCTTCATTGAAGATGGGGTTCCggctttttctgatgacggtGCTTCGCTGCTTCTGGACTTTTCCAGGGACAAGTGAGAGGCTGACGCTGCAGTTGATAATTTTGGGATCCACGGAAAGGGGATAAAGGCCCTCGGCACTGATCAGTCGAACCCTCAGCCTTTGGTTTTCAAGGCAGTACTCTGCTGAAAGTCTCAGACTGCCATCTTTGCCAACGGGTACCATTCTTTCCTTCATCACTCGCTCTCTGTGCAGTGTCAGGTCCATGGGGAAGATGTTGGGTGGTGCTAGACTGTAGCTGTTGGGGAGTCCTTCAGGTAGCCCTTCTGATGCCCTCCTCATGATGTTTGGGCTGTTGTCAGTAGAGCTGCCCTCATCTGTGGACAGGGAGTTGTTTCTGGACACCATTGCCTTCCTCAGGTTTCTTGACAACAATAGTTCGTGGCTTAATGCTTTGAAAAGGGAAGACTTGCCAGGGGACCTGTTCAGCAACGGTGAGCTAAAGGGGGAGGATTCGGTAGATGAAGTTGTATCACTGTCCAGGGGGTGCTGCCACTTCAGGGTGCAGCCTCTCGGAGAGAGCTTGGAGGTCAGACTGTTGAGGCTAAATGAAGAGGGAGAAGATGaaggagagggggagggggagactCTCATGGTGCATGTACTGGATCGACTCCTGGGCAGCAGCAGAGGGGATGAACAAGGATCAGAATGGAAAATTGACTCCTTTCTCCTGGTGTGGGGGCTCTCTAACAAAGTGCAAAAGCCGTAACTGGTCTGAGCTTTAGCCAGGTGGGGAAGAGACAGGGCAGCTTGGCTCTGGGGATCTGCATTAGTGGTTTCCTCATCACTGCAACCATCATAGGGGATTTCATCCACACTTTCTATTTGAATAACGTGTGGACTGAGCGGCTTGTGAAAAACCACTTCTGTTTCAGGGCTGGATCTCCCACACGGAGGCACCTTGAAAGTGCGAGTCGCTCCTCTCTGCTCCGTATTCTTCACCTCCAGCAGGGACATGATTGTCGGTGGAATGCAGAACTCCGGGATGTTGTCAGGGGTGATGATATTTGGACACAGAGAAATCTTTTTGAACTTGTCAGCTTTTTCTCCAAACATGATATCACCGATTTTAAAGCTGAACTCTGCTGAAGGAAAAGGAAGGCTTGACCTCTCCACTGACATGCGGATCTTCTCCACCACCCACATGGGTCCTTTGGTTGAGTTTAAGAAACACTGtgaagtaaatgaaaaaaaaacgttgttgtttttttgtttttgttttttttgctggatTTAATTTTCAGATCAAAAAGCTGTTCATCTGTATCAACTTCTTCCTACCTTTTTTGCagaagacagaaaatccacAAGCTTGTTGTAAACGCAAGTCGCTGAGACAAGTTCTGATGgtggcagcagtggatggagggtCAGCACACTGGCTTTTCCTGAGATGAAGGCGGGTTCAAATAAGAAGGAAACCAATAAATCTAACACACGCCCCCTTGTTCTGCTCAAACAAGAGCCTCCCTCTTTCCAGAGGTTCCCATGGAAATATCCAAATCACCAAAGCGGCCAGAGCCCCTTTAGTAGGTACTGTGACGCTCAGCCAGATAAGCTTTGAACGTGTCAACGTTTTTATACGTTGTTCTGctattatttgtgtttgtttttcctatATTTGAGCTGTGCACTTACTTACTCTCAGAGTAAACCAATAACAATTCTGATGTAATTACTACATCTGACAGCAAAAGTACAACAAACATATGCTGCCGTGTGTAATTagttaaatgttttcaattaaaaCAGAGAGTATTAAGATGCACTGACATATTTCTTGCGCTGAAGAAGATTTTAATGGATGAATCATGGGAATATAGTACAGCTTGACACGTTCTACTTATGATTCCTGCTAAAACAATTCACTGATGCATTAAATCAGCAATATTCCCGAAGCAGTTTTTCTGCCATCACATATGTGGCCTTAAACtaattcccccttttttttaatctttgaatgTTAAATAGAacgttttcagatttttttgtagATGGTTGATTGGTTTTAGGCATGTACTTCATGCATAAATTAAATCTGCCTTGAAGATGGTAGAAAAGAGGAATAAAGGGTGGCATACATTTAAGCAGCTGTGaatttgtcaaacaaaaaacttccagtgtgggtttgttttttaatctataaaaatactaaagaaaCTGTAGTAAAATGGAATGTGAGTCACATATTTATGTAAACACATGCGACTGATTTTTGATGCATACATTGCCAAAGGAAAATGTAACTTTTGGTTCACCATTGATTTTTACTGACAATGCTTCCCTCTTGTGGTGATAAAAATAATTAGCTGACTGGATATTAAATTATTTATGCTtaccaaagaaaaaatgacCAGACTAGGAAAAATTAAAGGGAAAGAagattattatttcttttttaaataacagatGACTTTCAACTTTCAAGGTTTGTTTATGTGTCATCCTTTGTCTTCATTATTTGACAATTCTTTAACAAAGTAGCTtcaaattgcctttttttgcaACAGAGTGACCGAAGATGAACAATGCTTGCCGCATTGAGCATGAGACAAGGTTCAAGTGCAATCTGTGGAGATAGCATGTGTTACCAGGCACAGAGTGACACCAGGACTAACAAAGCACTGAGGTACCAAAGTGTCCTAAAAGAGGAATTCTTCGAAATGTTTTCCCAACTGTTCAGTTGTCATCAGTATCTCAAGCGTGGCTTTTCTTTTTAGGCTTAGCAAACCAGATAATGTAAAAgctcttaaaaatgtaaataaatcatAGAGAGTATTCTATGCAGTAAATTTGACCTTTGCCTAGCAAATGTGGATTAACGTGCACTTGgcaaaaaaaatctcctttttactgaccttttttatatgaaaatgcATCATTTTTCATGGAATAAGAGTATCATGAGGTTGACACAGACTTtaaatagcgactcgtcgcatttcgggcagacactctgcagaattacaggttactcccctagggcgggtcagtcaattaactcacctgcttagcgtcctatttaagtcaggtgtacaattgttcattctctcttaccttcagcgctcattttttgcccctccctcctccccggcttccacctgtgggctccgttacgggggttttttgttacccgaaagtgtaaggaaaaagaattatctcaaggaattgaacggacccttatgccaaaacgaagttgtgaatcgaATCGTGAATGCCAACCAAAAGAGGTGAAAatctaaagatgttgtgaaataaatattcttctgcaagagttgtctgactgaaatgataTTTCCCCTGTTTTTCTTGCTCTGGTCAGTTATTTGTCCTTAAGAACCTGGAAAAAGTCACGAGCTTTGTGATGTTGCAAAATATTAAGAATGTGTGTCATTATGCTGCTGTCCTATTATGTCATTATATCCAAACCCCTGTAATAGTTTCTCAGAAACGTTCAGAATGTGGGTGCGTCTGTTTCTCCATTAGGGGGCGGAACACGCTCAGGAAACAAAGGCTCAGTGGTCAGGCAGAGTGGAAGGCTTTCCCTGAAATCATTATTTAACATTTGTGGACATCTATTTCTGGACGTCCAGTTGAAATTTCAAGAAAACAGTTTTAGGGTACTgttttattgagaaaaaaagaagaaaaagaaatcaagtCTTTGTGCCATCCCAAGAGTCAGCCAACACACTCTCCATCCCGGTGGCATTTGTGTGAACTgcattggatggatattggttATTATAAGAACGTGACAGAGTGCttccccccaaccccccacctCATCTTTCCTCATTGGTGGTTGCTCTTCTGGGTTGCTTCTAAAAGCTGCACATCATATGAAAAAGGAGTCTGGACATTTAAAAGTGTGCGTTCAGTGTCTGTGCGTAATTGGAGCTGATTTG encodes:
- the LOC101155765 gene encoding C2 calcium-dependent domain-containing protein 4C; translation: MWVVEKIRMSVERSSLPFPSAEFSFKIGDIMFGEKADKFKKISLCPNIITPDNIPEFCIPPTIMSLLEVKNTEQRGATRTFKVPPCGRSSPETEVVFHKPLSPHVIQIESVDEIPYDGCSDEETTNADPQSQAALSLPHLAKAQTSYGFCTLLESPHTRRKESIFHSDPCSSPLLLPRSRSSTCTMRVSPSPSPSSSPSSFSLNSLTSKLSPRGCTLKWQHPLDSDTTSSTESSPFSSPLLNRSPGKSSLFKALSHELLLSRNLRKAMVSRNNSLSTDEGSSTDNSPNIMRRASEGLPEGLPNSYSLAPPNIFPMDLTLHRERVMKERMVPVGKDGSLRLSAEYCLENQRLRVRLISAEGLYPLSVDPKIINCSVSLSLVPGKVQKQRSTVIRKSRNPIFNEDFFFDGISEEDLSQRSLRFKVVNKMCTLKRDYLLGDCDLPLSSIVTS